In Electrophorus electricus isolate fEleEle1 chromosome 1, fEleEle1.pri, whole genome shotgun sequence, a single window of DNA contains:
- the LOC113571417 gene encoding BAH and coiled-coil domain-containing protein 1 isoform X2: protein MEGRDFSAPAHLLSERGALVHRAASRISSAGHSSVQHTGHFPPGKYYPPHLPVATHSGSGLMANSSASFMGTFLASSLGTPPSHTPHPSRPPSSPSSPPYRGGPHSSASQIWFPHSHEAAPGYPRFSGSLAHTFLPISHLDHHANSGVLYGQHRFYDTQKENFYLRSLPSQPPLISANHSIPPMSRTGPGHPQGSCSRDTGSGMNLHKGLKETGMDRGVVSGTKDKDRPSNKPETKDRHPHNHHTQAHHPHHHPHHHPQHHPQHPVTMEDVNSRALERHKSALLMEYKDHSQGVSKPLSACLINGKMQNGDTGIGTGGGAVTKAPMVSCGGEGIGRVVGGVAALQAGHVGTGRCNKEAVSGEMRISEQPPPDCLERGQALHQSLPYSVPPPLAMGSATGGGHPGGFHCLQLHPSHPHHAHHSHHPHHAHHPHHHPDFFCPPPPAPVANPSLHEKGVGSGGAREAKVTGPTFVPSVGHLGEKTGGPFQLANPECQAVGGGGSSAKDKVTEKANSGGGGHPGNWHRKQPDQQQPPPQKQHPYRKAEKAPDWMHSGHPHLQPQVQGERSRSADCLSTMDPDIYRPALAQEPKTGHPLTHPNNVNPQPYRDCSHPGPPPNSSPLAGKTLAQQGSGGGGGSCSMQRDGQKVARIRHQQHGRAASDGPPVELGPTNGSQEMKRKMEMSPYGYGNSGQHHSQQQPVPAWAMRPHHGHPEEDQRKAYMEAVGGLVGGAGSGRSQPQQHQSSGMCAPPAPSAPAAQSQQEALGLQGDGGAMKNLLKYSNQQPLILSQKSPFGGLGSLKTGPNGASCALQAGKTALPSRKGLANEGERPDCGGRNREMGEAPHGEGEVRQPPVGIAVAVARQREPTCRPMDNHPSSRHGRVLSAMKGASRPVYPIDSPGEDERKRVSGEHLAHPCLGRERDTLIRDNKERAELARIHPSNSCHGDLTSHLMVPGGTSLQSAQLGDPSAHAHSTHHHWMPRTGSPSLWMTGHSYGISHSALHQNLPPGFSAAMPAPLQPVLPLPQDPSAQLVVLPTEPATHPATHHIDVMDQPGLWPPVYRARGPPSHIQHPAVYSRSQFLRQQELYALQQHQQLQHQQHPRTQHRGTHTHNQMQKKPEEQNMELEDILSEPRTPKPAKSYAYGQSAQASSPPRASTAHLSPCCQSPCMRPHARSTPSTPCPAQSPAATAPRSPAISPAPSLLPKAMESQDKRTEGQPPQNYPQSMEPDLPPGYTYPAIAMGYRNGPTPQDMQLAEPAELEAIPVVPVEHTPAPLSSLGEGLECHAIVRPIPESQLPMEGKNEEELREEPGGDMLQQEVEAGPVEAVGCCVSVEAEQVQAQASLHTCPPAEISAHKTAHCPIVHGEEQALEGDSTITCGAQASGVLPDRDNEGQSELESQGTQKLPDPEHPCISASPAALQQNASSKEDVEKMSKEPLADDHSQKPSAPPSLPCATPCPQPPVPSYWSLELLIAAAFCGDAPPPSPPPSTPPRGCSGTFYPSTHGMELLSELAELELQQNRHRATSGEGEEHLIFDLQSLAILAAARALESSPAADGTADAEKQHPARTLNLRRKCNWTPRHEPVCPVKGSMDAIDGQELAMRVQLAELQRRYKEKQKELAKLQRKHDHQKEETPRSPVRRGPGRPRKRKSTPGLGLVTPPEPQKKVKPAGAASSLLADESGAGAGGGGGGGGSMDSAKRRKLSNRGFSRLGAVQMKMQCCQKDGLHEHNVAQLKHKPPGGRALSVAAMRDRDTLAPSHLYDPQRSPRAEVRLPTAMANESEGQSDTGSGDSGAQGGWKTRGEIMMRRGKRKSAAARPQQPGARGVRARGRDVLEDGETSADESASSEQDEEEEGSYHSDEIPAIKAPPSRELPSSSIIKDPSPSSVVKLEANQKARNKRERQELYGSRFPSITDGDVKVKRRAPSRPTPVTTAEPPGVRRRPGRPRLQEKPWLGCYHKPAGLLPFPTSSERLRRATRKSSMLRRTVGKRRSYWSTMAQSPQSDDNECKRRTRFRQSKGRAVSRLLESFAENDGFQLGEDSSFSDEEEDSNSSSRSKNPPSPPNCVLTKELLVDGLKVLISKEDELLYAARVRALDVPDLYSIVIDGERGNRPRIYSLEQLLQEAVLDVRPETEAVLTEATRVCAYWSERSRCLYPGYVRRGGTSDEGKPGTVMVEFDDGDRGRISLHNIRLLPPGYQVHCIDSSPTVVSTAQSDKVVSCHERRSSHIDKPSEKPASPEEAKAQEKPARRPGRPKGSGLKRLISDGVTKSPASPLAWPSLAERKRVPISLFQFNGLSSKKASRNREVDIFPHAPVSMTTPAKGIFSSSSFEVDSFSSIANGYSSFCGHAAGTPAGGRSSPYGQRKRSADSDTTQARKNEFLVKLDHEGVTSPKNKSSKALQLLGGSGFGSRVLPGVPPRPEVYTHPALLVKDNRKGDSSRAELLPVQRKQSPSLRMSECGELGLSCHRDCHSSYSDMDEEEEEEEERRRGGGSALASASGGLRTAGHFLSRLSVSSSSSGSSSTSSSGSISSSSLCSSDNDSSYSSEDEENSTLVLQSCLTPHHSLLQSPKAPTTPQHSFVAKAVAVSNAKGGNAVSSAKGGNTVCNAKGGIAVAISNTKGGNAVAVSSTKGGNIVAVSSAKGGSASSKPLKRKECPSSPSKPSRDLAKRQRLALEQGKPKLSPFLPARQLWRWCGTPTQRRGLKGKARKLFYRAIVRGRDTLCVGDCAVFLAAGRAHLPYIGRIESFWESWSCTMVVKVKWFYHPEETKQGKRHHEGKHALYQSCHEDENDVQTISHKCQVVSREEYEHLRRHRNPGSSLQDLYYLAGTYDPTSGQLLTADGVSILC from the exons GCAGTGGACTGATGGCCAACTCCTCGGCCTCCTTCATGGGTACGTTTCTGGCCAGCAGTTTGGGCACGCCCCCATCGCACACGCCCCACCCCTCCCGGCCTCCATCGTCACCGTCCTCGCCTCCCTACCGCGGGGGGCCGCACTCCAGCGCCTCTCAAATCTGGTTCCCCCACTCACACGAAG CAGCTCCAGGGTACCCTCGCTTCTCAGGGAGTCTAGCCCACACATTCCTCCCCATAAGCCATTTGGATCACCATGCCAACAGCGGGGTTCTCTATGGGCAGCACCGTTTCTATGACACCCAAAAAG AGAACTTCTATTTAAGAAGCCTTCCATCCCAGCCCCCGCTcatctcagccaatcacagcatcCCACCCATGTCAAGGACAGGGCCTGGACACCCACAAGGTTCATGCAGCCGAGACACAGGAAGTGGGATGAACCTGCACAAGGGCCTGAAGGAAACTGGTATGGACCGGGGCGTGGTCTCAGGCACAAAGGACAAGGACAGGCCCAGCAACAAGCCAGAGACAAAAGATCGGCATCCTCACAACCACCACACGCAggcccaccacccccaccaccacccccaccaccacccgcAGCACCACCCGCAGCACCCGGTCACCATGGAGGATGTGAACAGCCGGGCCCTGGAGAGACACAAATCTGCCCTGCTTATGGAGTACAAGGATCACTCACAGGGTGTAAGCAAGCCTCTCAGTGCCTGTCTGATCAACGGGAAGATGCAGAACGGGGATACGGGGATCGGgactgggggtggggctgtgaCCAAGGCTCCTATGGTCAGCTGCGGAGGGGAGGGCATAGGCAGGGTCGTGGGAGgcgtggccgctctgcaggccGGCCACGTTGGCACTGGGCGCTGCAATAAAGAAGCGGTAAGTGGAGAGATGCGGATCAGCGAGCAGCCTCCTCCAGACTGCCTGGAGCGGGGACAGGCACTTCACCAGTCCCTGCCCTACTCCGTACCCCCGCCTCTGGCCATGGGCTCGGCCACTGGCGGTGGGCATCCAGGGGGCTTCCACTGTCTGCAGCTCCACCCTAGTCATCCGCATCACGCGCACCActcccaccacccacaccatgcCCACCACCCTCACCATCACCCAGACTTCTTCTGCCCCCCTCCTCCTGCCCCTGTAGCCAACCCCTCTTTACATGAGAAAGGGGTTGGCAGTGGTGGCGCACGAGAGGCCAAAGTGACCGGACCCACCTTTGTACCATCAGTGGGTCACCTGGGGGAGAAAACCGGTGGCCCCTTCCAGCTGGCAAACCCTGAGTGCCAGGCTGTGGGAGGTGGGGGAAGCAGCGCCAAAGACAAGGTCACGGAGAAGGCGAACAGCGGGGGCGGGGGCCATCCGGGGAACTGGCACAGGAAGCAGCCGGACCAGCAGCAGCCTCCTCCCCAAAAACAGCATCCCTACCGCAAGGCAGAAAAGGCCCCAGACTGGATGCACAGTGGTCACCCCCACCTGCAGCCGCAAGTCCAGGGTGAGCGCTCACGGAGCGCAGACTGTCTCAGCACCATGGACCCTGACATCTACAGACCTGCCCTGGCCCAGGAGCCCAAAACTGGCCATCCACTAACCCACCCTAATAACGTCAACCCCCAGCCCTATAGGGACTGCTCACACCCTGGCCCTCCCCCCAACTCCTCTCCGCTGGCTGGGAAGACCCTTGCCCAGCAGGGCTCCGGGGGAGGCGGAGGGAGCTGCTCCATGCAGCGAGATGGCCAGAAGGTGGCCCGCATCCGTCACCAGCAGCATGGCAGGGCGGCCTCGGACGGCCCCCCCGTGGAGCTGGGTCCGACCAACGGCAGCcaggagatgaagagaaagatggaaatgtCTCCCTATGGCTACGGCAACAGCGGGCAGCACCATTCGCAGCAGCAGCCAGTGCCAGCGTGGGCAATGCGCCCCCACCACGGCCACCCAGAGGAAGACCAGCGCAAGGCCTACATGGAGGCTGTGGGTGGgctggtgggtggagcaggcagCGGCAGGTCGCAGCCCCAGCAACACCAGTCGTCAGGGATGTGCGCCCCGCCCGCTCCGTCAGCCCCTGCTGCACAGAGCCAGCAGGAGGCTCTGGGCCTGCAGGGGGACGGCGGCGCTATGAAGAACCTTCTCAAATACAGCAACCAGCAGCCTCTCATACTTTCCCAGAAAAGTCCCTTCGGGGGACTCGGGAGCCTCAAAACAGGGCCCAATGGCGCCAGCTGCGCCTTGCAAGCCGGCAAGACGGCTTTGCCCTCGAGGAAAGGTCTGGCCAATGAGGGCGAGCGGCCTGACTGCGGGGGACGCAATAGGGAAATGGGGGAGGCACCTCATGGAGAAGGGGAGGTGCGGCAGCCTCCCGTGGGTATCGCAGTTGCCGTGGCGCGGCAGAGGGAACCCACGTGCCGACCAATGGACAACCACCCGAGCAGCCGCCACGGGCGGGTCCTCTCTGCCATGAAAG GTGCTTCACGGCCTGTGTATCCCATAGACTCGCCcggagaggatgagaggaagCGAGTGAGTGGGGAGCACCTGGCTCACCCATGCCTGGGCAGGGAGCGAGACACACTCATCAG GGACAACAAGGAAAGAGCAGAACTGGCACGGATCCATCCCTCCAacagttgccatggtgaccTCACCTCTCATCTCATGGTCCCGGGTGGCACTTCCCTGCAGTCAGCCCAGCTGGGGGACCCTTCTGCACATGCCCACTCTACGCACCACCATTGGATGCCGCGCACAGGAAGTCCCTCCCTCTGGATGACAGGCCATTCCTATG GAATCAGCCACTCTGCCCTCCACCAGAATCTACCCCCTGGTTTCTCGGCAGCCATGCCAGCTCCCCTCCAGCCGGTGCTGCCCTTACCCCAGGACCCATCAGCCCAGCTGGTGGTTCTGCCCACAGAGCCCGCCACCCACCCGGCCACCCATCACATAG ATGTGATGGATCAGCCTGGTCTCTGGCCCCCGGTGTACAGAGCCCGAGGGCCACCCTCACACATACAACATCCTGCTGTATACTCTCGCTCTCAGTTTCTACGGCAACAGGAGCTGTATGCACTCCAGCAGCATCAGCAATTACAGCATCAACAGCACCCAAGAACCCAGCacaggggcacacacacacacaaccag ATGCAGAAGAAGCCAGAGGAGCAGAACATGGAACTAGAGGACATCCTGTCCGAGCCCAGGACTCCCAAACCGGCCAAGTCCTATGCCTATGGCCAGTCGGCTCAAGCCTCCTCGCCCCCCAGGGCCTCTACTGCACATCTGTCTCCCTGCTGCCAGTCTCCCTGCATGCGCCCTCATGCCAGAAGCACGCCCTCCACTCCCTGCCCTGCCCAGAGCCCAGCTGCCACCGCACCACGATCCCCCGCCATCAGCCCTGCCCCGTCCTTGTTGCCCAAGGCAATGGAATCCCAAGACAAGAGGACAGAGGGTCAGCCCCCACAGAACTACCCCCAGTCAATGGAACCAG ATCTCCCACCAGGCTATACCTACCCAGCAATCGCCATGGGGTACAGGAATGGGCCCACCCCTCAAGACATGCAGTTGGCCGAGCCGGCTGAGCTGGAGGCCATTCCTGTGGTGCCCGTCGAGCATACCCCTGCCCCTCTGTCCAGCCTTGGGGAGGGGCTTGAGTGCCACGCAATAGTAAGGCCCATCCCAGAGTCCCAGCTACCAATGGAAGGGAAGAACGAGGAAGAGCTGCGGGAGGAGCCGGGAGGAGACATGCTgcagcaggaggtggaggcgGGGCCAGTGGAGGCTGTGGGTTGCTGCGTGTCTGTGGAGGCGGAGCAAGTGCAGGCTCAGGCATCCTTGCACACCTGCCCCCCTGCAGAGATCTCCGCCCACAAAACGGCACATTGCCCCATTGTTCATGGCGAGGAGCAAGCCCTGGAGGGTGACTCTACGATCACCTGCGGGGCGCAGGCGAGTGGGGTCCTTCCAGATCGAGACAACGAAGGGCAGTCTGAGCTGGAATCCCAGGGGACCCAGAAGTTACCAGATCCGGAGCATCCGTGCATCTCAGCCAGTCCAGCAGCCCTCCAGCAAAATGCTTCCAGTAAGGAGGACGTGGAGAAGATGTCCAAGGAGCCTCTGGCAGACGATCATTCGCAGAAGCCATCCGCCCCTCCGTCTTTGCCCTGCGCCACTCCCTGCCCTCAGCCCCCTGTGCCGAGCTACTGGAGCCTGGAGCTCCTGATCGCCGCAGCATTCTGTGGAGATGCCCCTCCCCCGTCCCCGCCCCCCTCAACCCCTCCACGGGGCTGCAGCGGGACGTTCTACCCCAGCACACATGGCATGGAACTCCTCAGCGAGCTGGCAGAACTGGAGCTCCAGCAGAACCGCCACAGAGCGACCAGTGGCGAAG GAGAGGAGCATCTGATATTTGATCTCCAGAGCCTGGCCATTCTGGCCGCCGCCCGGGCGCTGGAGTCGAGCCCCGCAGCCGACGGCACGGCTGATGCCGAGAAGCAACATCCAGCGAGGACCCTCAACCTGCGGCGTAAATGCAACTGGACCCCTCGCCATGAGCCG GTCTGTCCTGTGAAGGGCTCCATGGATGCCATAGATGGACAGGAGCTGGCCATGCGTGTACAGCTCGCCGAATTGCAACGGCGGTACAAGGAGAAACAAAAGGAGCTGGCCAAGCTCCAAAGGAAGCACGACCACCa gAAAGAGGAAACTCCCCGTAGTCCTGTGCGTCGGGGCCCCGGACGACCGCGCAAGCGGAAATCGACTCCAGGCCTAGGGCTTGTCACCCCTCCAGAGCCCCAGAAGAAAGTCAA GCCTGCGGGGGCAGCGTCAAGCCTGCTGGCAGACGAATCAGGAGCcggagcagggggaggaggaggaggaggaggaagcatGGATTCAGCAAAGAGGAGGAAGCTGTCAAACCGGGGCTTCAGCCGTCTCGGAGCTGTGCAG atgAAGATGCAGTGCTGTCAAAAGGACGGCCTTCATGAGCACAACGTGGCCCAGCTGAAGCACAAACCCCCAGGAGGCAGGGCCCTGTCCGTGGCTGCCATGCGAGACCGAGACACTTTGGCCCCCAGCCACCTCTACGACCCCCAGCGGAGTCCCAGAGCGGAGGTCCGGCTCCCCACTGCAATGGCCAATGAGTCGGAAGGCCAGAGCGACACAG GCAGTGGCGACAGCGGTGCTCAGGGCGGCTGGAAGACACGTGGGGAGATAATGATGAGgaggggaaagaggaagagtgcGGCAGCCCGCCCGCAGCAGCCCGGGGCCCGGGGGGTGCGGGCAAGGGGGCGGGATGTGCTGGAGGACGGGGAGACGTCAGCAGATGAGAGTGCTTCCTCTGAGCAAG ACGAGGAAGAAGAGGGAAGTTACCACAGCGACGAAATCCCTGCGATCAAAGCCCCGCCCAGTAGAGAACTCCCATCCAGCTCCATTATAAaagacccctccccctcctctgttGTCAAACTGGAAGCCAATCAGAAGGCAAGAAATAAGAGAGAGCGGCAGGAACTCTACG GCTCCCGTTTTCCCTCCATCACCGATGGCGACGTGAAGGTGAAGAGGAGGGCCCCCAGCAGGCCGACACCCGTCACCACAGCCGAGCCCCCGGGGGTGAGGAGGAGACCGGGTCGGCCCAGGCTGCAGGAGAAGCCGTGGTTGGGCTGCTACCACAAGCCAGCGGGTCTCCTCCCCTTCCCCACCTCCAGCGAGAGGCTGAGGAGAGCCACACGCAAGAGCTCCATGCTGAGAAGGACCGTCGGCAAG AGGAGAAGCTACTGGTCAACTATGGCCCAGTCCCCACAGAGCGATgacaatgagtgtaaaaggagGACCAGATTCAGAcag TCTAAAGGCAGGGCAGTCAGCCGTCTTCTGGAAAGCTTTGCTGAAAATGATGGCTTCCAGCTGGGTGAAGACAGCAGTTTCTCCGATGAGGAGGAAGACAGCAACTCTTCATCACGCTCCAAAAATCCTCCAT CTCCTCCGAACTGTGTACTTACCAAAGAGCTGCTGGTAGATGGGCTCAAAGTTCTCATCAGCAAAGAGGATGAACTTCTCTACGCTGCCCGAGTGAGAGCTCTGGATGTGCCTGACCT CTACAGTATTGTTATCGACGGAGAGCGAGGAAACCGCCCCAGAATCTACTCTTTGGAGCAGCTTCTGCAGGAAGCG GTTTTGGATGTGCGACCTGAGACAGAGGCAGTGCTGACCGAGGCGACGAGAGTGTGTGCCTACTGGAGTGAGCGCTCGCGATGTCTTTATCCAGGCTATGTCCGTAGGG GGGGCACCAGTGATGAGGGCAAACCAGGTACGGTGATGGTGGAGTTTGATGATGGAGACCGAGGGCGGATCTCGCTCCACAATATTCGTCTTCTTCCACCAGGCTACCAAGTTCACT GCATTGACTCCAGCCCTACTGTGGTCTCCACTGCTCAGTCGGACAAAGTGGTTTCATGTCATGAAAGGAGGAGCTCACATATCGATAAACCTTCTGAGAAACCAGCCAGTCCAGAGGAAGCCAAAGCTCAAGAGAAGCCTGCGAGAAGACCAG GGAGACCAAAGGGTTCAGGGCTCAAGAGGTTAATCTCAGACGGTGTCACCAAGAGTCCAGCTTCGCCACTTGCCTGGCCATCATTAGCTGAAAGGAAGAGAGTGCCCATCAGTCTGTTTCAGTTTAATGGCTTATCCTCCAAGAAGGCCTCGAGGAACCGAGAGGTAGACATCTTTCCTCATGCTCcagtctccatgacaacacCAGCCAAAGGAATCTTCAGTAGCAGCTCCTTCGAGGTGGACTCATTCAGTAGCATTGCTAATGGTTACTCGTCCTTCTGTGGCCATGCCGCTGGGACACCAGCAGGGGGCCGGAGCAGCCCCTATGGGCAGAGGAAGAGGTCCGCAGACTCAGACACGACTCAGGCAAGGAAGAACGAGTTCTTGGTCAAGCTGGATCATGAGGGAGTGACATCACCAAAGAACAAGAGCAGCAAGGCACTACAGTTGCTAGGTGGGTCAGGGTTCGGCTCTAGGGTACTGCCTGGTGTCCCACCCAGACCTGAAGTCTACACTCACCCCGCCCTGCTGGTGAAAGACAACAGGAAGGGTGACAGCTCACGGGCAGAGCTCCTTCCTGTCCAGAGAAAGCAGTCGCCGTCGCTGCgaatgagtgagtgtggagAACTGGGTCTCAGCTGTCACAGGGACTGCCACAGCTCCTACTCAGAcatggatgaggaggaggaagaggaagaggagagaaggaggggaggtGGCTCGGCACTGGCATCGGCCTCGGGTGGGTTGAGGACAGCTGGTCATTTCCTCTCACGCCTGTCAGTGTCCTCATCGTCCTCAGGGTCATCTAGTACCTCCAGCTCTGGCTCCATTTCCAGCTCCAGCCTCTGCTCCTCAGACAATGACTCCTCCTACAGTTCAGAGGATGAAGAAAACTCCACGCTGGTCCTGCAGAGCTGCCTCACCCCCCATCACTCCCTCCTGCAGTCCCCAAAAgcccccaccacaccacagcactCATTTGTTGCCAAAGCTGTAGCCGTATCCAATGCCAAAGGTGGGAACGCTGTATCCAGCGCCAAAGGTGGGAACACTGTATGCAACGCCAAAGGTGGCATCGCTGTGGCCATATCCAACACCAAAGGTGGGAACGCTGTGGCTGTATCCAGCACCAAAGGTGGTAACATTGTGGCCGTATCCAGCGCCAAAGGTGGGAGTGCTAGCAGCAAGCCCCTGAAGAGGAAGGAATGCCCAAGTTCACCTTCCAAACCCTCCAGGGACCTGGCCAAGAGACAGAGGCTGGCACTGGAACAAGGCAAACCCAAACTGTCCCCCTTCCTGCCAGCCAGACAACTCTGGAGGTGGTGCGGGACCCCCACCCAG AGACGTGGGCTGAAAGGGAAAGCTCGTAAGCTCTTCTACAGGGCCATAGTCCGAGGCAGAGACACgctgtgtgtaggagactgtgCTGTGTTCCTGGCAGCTGGCCGTGCCCACCTGCCCTACATCGGTCGCATCGAGAGCTTCTGGGAGTCGTGGAGCTGCACCATGGTGGTGAAGGTCAAGTGGTTTTACCATCCAGAGGAGACCAAGCAAGGCAAGAGGCATCACGAGGGAAAG CACGCCTTGTATCAGTCGTGTCATGAGGACGAGAACGACGTGCAGACAATCTCTCATAAGTGCCAGGTGGTGAGCCGTGAGGAATACGAACACCTGAGGCGTCACAGGAACCCTGGCAGCAGTCTTCAGGACCTGTACTATCTGGCCGGCACCTACGACCCCACAAGCGGCCAGCTGCTCACAGCAGACGGGGTATCCATCCTCTGCTAG